A region of the Thermoplasmata archaeon genome:
AGCGCCTCGCCGAGCGACGCGCTGAGGAGGCCCGGGGACGGGAGGAGTTACTCCGCCGGCGTTGCCGTGGACGGCGACTACGGCGAGTTCCGGCTCGTCGCGGGCGTCCACCTCCACCTGCGCGACAGCTTCAACAACTCGAACAGGCTGGGCGAGGGAGTCTATAGGGAGCTGGCCTCGCCCCCGAGGAATATAACCCTGTGGACCATGGGCACCTCCACGACGCTGAGAATCGGCCTGATGCTGATTGCCCTCCCGCTGAGCGTCGCCGCGGCGGCGCTCGTCGCCGCCTCCATCGCCCCCCTCTATCTGAAAAAGCGATGGGCGTGGAAGCTCTGCGCGGCCGGCTCCGCACTGGCCCTCCTCGCCGTGGTTTTCTACGTCCTCGGCGTTCAGGCGCTCATCGAGCTGACGGGCTACGGGAGGTGGTTCTCGTGGTCGCCGGCCTTCTGGCTGGCGGCGGCTGGTTCCGTTCTGACGATTCCTCCCGCCGCGCTCCTCTTCGTCACAAGAGCGGCGGGGGCCGAGAAGACAGGCATAGGGAGGGAGGGGGCGGAGCGCGGGGAGAAGAACAGTCATGGAGCGAAAGGGGGGCCCGGCGATGCCCCGGCGGGTATGAAGAGGGACGGGGCGGAGGGAGACGCAAGGAGGGAGGAGGGGAGGGGGGGCAGAGCTGGGAGAGAGGGAGGGAAAGGCGGCTAGTGGAGTGAGGGTGTGGAGAGGTGGCGGAGGGGTTGGGGAAGAGAGTGCACGCGAGGATAAGACGGATGGGTCAGGAGAAGGCGGGGCTCCCGGAGCTTCAGGCGGAAATCACTGGCGAATGCGTAAATATTAGGGCTCATCCAATGTAAAACCCGCGGCTTTCCAGCCTTTCCCTTGCGAATCGACGAGCCGGCCCTCGCTTGGAGTTATTTATGCCCCCGGCGGCTAGACCGCCCCACCAACAAAGTTAATAAGGACGAGCGGGTTTAAAAGGCGGGGTGATAGGGCGGAAGCGTCCTTGAAATCGGTGCTGGGGGCGCTCGCGGTCTGCGCGCTACTCTTCAACACCGCCTATGCCTACACGAAGCTCGGTGCTGGGGGCGGGGGCTGGCTCGGCGCCGGGAGCGGCGATGGAGAGGAGGACTTGGGGAACCTGACGGTCACAGTCCCGCAGCCACGCCTCTACGACCTCATCACCTACGAGTACAGGGTCTACGCCCAGCTCTACTGGAGGAACGAGAGCTCCGGCGAGTGGGAGGACTACGAGCTGACAGTGAGGGGCCAGCTCAGGAGGGCTTGGGCCGGTGTGAAGGAGGCGAGGGACGGCTTCTGGGAGCTCCACTCGGCGGCGGAATACGACATTGACACCTCCGGGACGTTCCAGCTATACACCGCCTCCAGCGGCGGCGAGCCCCTGACAATAGGGGGGAGCCTCGATGCGAAGAGGAAGGAGTTCCACGAGCTCAACACCCGCAGAATCATCAACTCCTACACAACCGGCTCGGTCGAGATCGACCGCCTGCCGAGGTACAACGTACCCCTGAGCTTCAGGGGGAAGGCCGATGCCTACCCGGACCCGAACAGGGAGCTCGAGGAGACGGTGGACGAGAAGCTCTTCGCCCGCGGCCAGACGCTCCGGCGGGGCGACAGCGGCACATTCACGATCGACACCTATTATGAAGAGTACAACTTCACCATCGGCACGAGGTACAACTGGTCCGTGCCCTCCGCTCAGAGAATCGCGGGCCTTAAGGCCCTGAGAATCGACGTCTGCGCGGACCTATTCGGGCAGGAGGCGGGGAACAGCAGCGAGAGCTTCTTCTGGTTCAACGAGAGCATATGGATATCCAGCGAGTGCCCATTCCCGGTTAAGAGGCACAGCCTGAGCAACCAGACTTGGTACGACAGGGACCAGCAGGGCAACGTCTATATGACTCGCTTCGTGCTCGAGACCGAGAACACGATGGCTCGCGGGGGATACACCGCCGGCACCGTGCCGATTCCGTGGGGAGAGCCAGCGGAGACGGTTTTTGCGAAGCGGCACCCGAGGGGCGAGTTCTCAGTTTGGCAGACCGCTCCCCTCGACGGCGTCGGCATCACCTCCAGCAGCTTCGACTTCGGCATCGAGGAGGCGATTGAGGAGGCGAAGAAGAATTCGACGGGTCTGCAGGACTTCCTGAACAGGTACAGCTACCCGGGGAGGAGGGTCTTCGTCTCGGGCGCGCAGTACAACGCCTCTCTGGACCCGACAGACGTAAACAATAAAGCCGGCACCTACAGGTGGAACCTGACCTTCAGCTTCCAGCCCACGAGGGCGGAGTACCAGGCCGCGCGCGAGAGGGGCGAGAGCAACTTCAGCTATAGCATCGTCGTCATAAAAAACGTGACCAGAAGGCTCGTCGGTCTCAAGACGGTCTACACGGAGCTTGTCCAGATAGAGCACGACTGGGGCCTGAGGAGGGGGACCTCTCAGCTCCCGCGCGAGAGGATGGCGCCCGAGGGCTGCACGCTGGCCTCGGGCGAGGACATAATGCTCCTTCACCCAGAGGTCAGGGCGAGGGTCCTAAGCTCCAGAACGGGCGAGATCGACTGGAAGGACAACAACTACTATCTGGGCGTAGCGGGGCTCGGGGGAGGCGGCGCGGGCTACCAGCTCATCGAGACCCTGACCGGCATCCAGTTCCCGAGCGCGGACTACGCCTGGTTCGTCCAGACGAACTCGCTCTACAGGGAGGGCAGCACATTCGGCGCCGCCGTGGACGTCGAGACCGGCCAGCTGGTCTACGTTCTGGACGTCGAGGGGACCGCCCTCCTCGGGATATTCGGCTGATTTTTTCCGGCCCTTGCGAAAATGGTACGGGCGGCAGCGCATGGGGGGCCGCCTCTCCGGGAGGGCGATGGGGTATGGGGGTGTCCGGCGGAGGTTGCCTGCGCCCGCGCTGCAGCGGTGGGTATCGTGGCCGGAATTCCGGAGGACCCGGGCGGAAAGTAAATTATGGCCTCAGGTCGTTCCGGCGCCTCGCAGGGCGGGTGTGGGTGATGGCGGAAAGGCCCTATGTAACCCTCAGGAATATCGACGAGCGGACGCGGGTCTGGAGGAGGGCGCTGGCGAGATACAGTAGGCATCCCTATTCCATCGAGCCGCAAGGAGCCGCGCTGCTCGTGATAGATATGCAGCGCTACTTCACATCGCCTGAATCTCACGCGTACCTCCCGGCCTCAGAGGCGATTCTGCCGCGCCTGCTCGCACTCGTCGGCGAATTCAGGAGGAGGGGGGCGCCCGTCATATTCACCCGCCACGCCCACAGGAGGGGCGACGAGGGCCTCATGGGCGTCTGGTGGAGGGAGTGCATCTATGACACGGACCCGCTCAGCGAGCTCGACCCAAGGCTCGAGAGCCGGGGCTCTCCGGTGGTGCGCAAGACGCGCTACTCGGCGTTTTTCGGAACCGGTCTGGAGCGCAGGCTCCGGCGGCTTGGGGTCGGGACCGTCTGCGTCTCCGGCGTCATGACGCACCTGTGCTGCGAGACCACAGCGCGAGACGCGTTCATGCGCGACTTTCAGGTCGTCTTCCTGATGGACGCGACCGCGACCGAGGACGAGGCCCTGCACCTGTCGTCGCTGAGGACGCTAGCCGACGGCTTCGCCGAGGTCCTGAGCTGCGAGGAGCTGATGGAGAGGCTGGGGTGGACCGGGCGGGGGCGGAGGACAGGAGGTGGATGAGAGCCCGGGAGGGACGGGGCGCGCACCGGGTGGTGTGGGGGAGAGCGGAGCGTGATGGAGGAGCGGCGGAAGGAGCGATGGGTGGCGTGGGAGGGGGGAACCGGGGAAGAAAATGGCGGCGGGAGCGGGGGAAATTCGGCGGGCAGAAATGGGGAGGGGGCCTGCGGAGTGCGGGGGCGGGGCGGGGGCGCCGGAGCCAAGCTCGAGGATGGGGGAGGGTAATGCGGCGGTGGAGAGGCGCCGGATGGGGGCCGGACGGGCGGGGGGGAGTGCGGCGGTGTGTGGGGGGAATCGGAATGCTGCGCCGGACGAGGGGAGGGCGACGGCCGTGAGGCCCGCGCGCCGGAGCGCACGCGCGTTCCGGGCCCCGCGGAGCGAGATTCTCGACGCCATCGTCGTCGGCGCGGGCCCCGCCGGACTCGCCGCCGGGGTCCAGCTCGTCAGGAGCGGGCTGGGGGTGATCGCGATCGAGCGGGGCAGGCCCGGGGGCCAGCTCCACTCGGCCTCCCTGGTCGAGAACTACCCGGGCATTTCCCCGATGCCGGGACGCCGCCTCGCGCTGAGGCTCGCCGGCTGGGCGCGGGCCGCCGGTCTGCGAATTCTCAGGGACGAGGTCCTGCGCGTCAGCGGGAGGGGGCCGTTCACTGTCGAGACGCGGCGCGGCATGAGGCGCGCGAGGGTTGTGGTCGTGGCTGCGGGGGCGGGGCCGCGGGGCCCCGGGGAGCTCCCGTCGGTTTACGGACTCGAGAACCTCAGGAGATACAGGGGGAGGCGCGTGGTGATTATCGGGGGCGGCGACGCCGCATTCGACTGCGCCCTGCGGCTGTGCCGGGTGGCCTCGCGGGTGAGCGTCGTCTGCCGCGGCAGGCCCTCGGCCCTGCCCCTGCTCGTCGAGAGGTGCAGGCGCGCCGGGGTCCTTCTCATCCAGTCCGCGCCCCTGAAGGGCGTCTCCCGGACCGCGAGGGGCTTCAGGGTGGAGACCGCGGCCGGGGAGCTGAGCGCCGACGATGTCCTCACGGCAACGGGTAAGGAGCCCAGAGAGGAGATTCTGCCCCTGCCCCTTTCGGAGCTCAGGCCCCACCCCCTGACCGGCAGGACGGGGGTTCCCGGCCTCTACGTCGTCGGCGACCTTTCCGCCGGCAGGTACAGGCAGGTCGCGGTTGCGGCGGGGATGGGCGTTGCGGCTGCGATGGACGCGGCGGAGTTCCTGGGCGCGGGAGGGGAGGGCTGGGGGAAGGAGGAGGCGAGGCGCGGACCGGGAGGAGGGAGGATTTGACCGGGAGGAGCAGGGACAGGGGAAGGGACCGGGAGAGGGGGAGCGGCGAATGACGATGGAAGCCGGTGGAGGAGCGGCCGCGATGATGGACATCATCCACGAAAACGGCAGGGAGGGTCTGGCGAGGGTCTTCGTCGCGCGCTTCAGGGGCGACGACCGCCTCCGGGCGGAGTTCGTCGACTCTCTCTCCGGGAGTCCCTCGATAGAAGAGAAGTGGGTTGCGATTCTCTCGTCGCAGTTCGGCTGCCCGGTCGGCTGCCGCTTCTGCGACGCCGGCCGCGCCTTCCACGGGAACCTTACTGCGGATGAAATTCTCGCCCAGCTCGACTTCCTGGTGGGGAGGCACTGGCCGGACATGCGGGTTCCGGCGAGGAAGTTCAAGGTCCAGTTCGCCAGAATGGGCGAGCCCGCGCTCAACCCGGCGGTGCTGGAGGCGATGGAGCGGATGGCCGGCAGGTACGGCCGCCCGGGGCTGATGCCCTGCGTCTCGACGGTCGCGCCGGCCTCCGCCGGCCTCTTCTTCGAGCGCCTCGCCGGGCTGAAGCACCGGCTCTTCGAGCGCTCCTTCCAGCTCCAGTTCTCGGTGCACAGCACCGACGAGCGCGTCCGGGACTGGCTGATTCCGGTGCGCAAATGGGGTCTGGAGAGAATCGCGGGCTACGGCGAGGATTTCCACGGGGGGACCGGGAGGAGGGTGACGCTCAACTTCGCCCTCTCCCCCGGCCTGCCGGTCGACGCGGCCGAGATCGCCTCTCTCTTCGACCCCGCGCACTTCGCGGTCAAGCTCACGCCGGTCAACCCGACCGAGAGCGCGCTGGGAGCGGGCCTCGTGAGTCCTCTGGCGCCGGAGCACACGGACGGGACCCACCCGCTCGTCAGGGAGCTCCGGAGAGCGGGGTTCGAGGTCATCGTCAGCGTCGGCGAACTCGAGGAGAACGAAATCCGGAGCAATTGCGGGCAACTCGCGATCGCACCCCCTACAAAACGATATATCTAACGGGACATTCATCACGATGCGCGCGGACCTGCGCTTACGAGGGCCCGGCGCTGGACCGGGGAAGGAGCAGGGCGCGCCGGCTTGGCTCCATATGGAGGTTGCCGGTGATGACGGACAGGGGTGTCGCCGGGGAAGACGCTGTCGGCAGTAAAGAGGGGGTTTGGGAGCGGCTGGGGGCGGAGGAATCAGGCGAGGGGCCGCGCGGGCCCCCGAGAATCTCAGAGGAGCGTCTCGCGGGGCTGGTGTTCCTCTTGTCGCTCCTCGTCTCCTTCGTTTGCCTTCTGATTTTGACCACCGTCCACTACGGACCGCCCGGCCCAGTCGGAATCGCCGCGCTTCTCGTTGTCTCTGCGCTCATCGGATTCATGGGGCGAAGCTCGTTCATCCGGAGGCGCGCGATGGTCCGCCGGAGGCTCGGGCTCGAGAGGATACTGGAGATGAGGCGCGCGGAGAGGGAGCGCGGGCTCGGGAGACGTAAAGACGGGAGGCTGGCGGAGTCGGAAGGGGAGCGGCGGGGGCCGCGGGGCGGTCGGGAAGGGGGGAGGGGGGAGGGGCGTGAGTGAGCTCGCTCGGCCCCCGCGCGAGCGGAGCGATAGGGCTTGGCTGGACGCGAAGGCCGGCGGGAGCTCCCCTCACGGGCGCAAAGGCGCATGTAGAAACATTTATAGCCACCGTCACGGTTCATGGGTGAAGGTGAGGGAATGGCAATCGGCTTCGTTCTTATTAGCACCGCGCCGGCGAAGGAGCACGACGTCTACACGGAGCTGAGCAAGGTCAAGGAGATTGTCGAGCTCCACCCCCTGTTCGGGGAGTACGATCTGATTGCCAAGGTCGAGGCTGAGGACTTCAACCGCCTCGGCCAGATCGTCGTCGACAAAATTCGCTCGATACCTGGCGTCATAGACACCAAAACCCTGACCGGAATAAAGTTCTGAGGTGCTGCCATGGCCGACGTTGTGTTTCTCGACCTCTTCCTGAGCATGCTCGTTCTCGCGTTCGGAATATTCTCGATTCTCGCGGGGGCCTTTACCGCCTACTTTGGTACTGGAAGGAGCAGGTCAATAGGCGGGGGTCTGATAATTCTCGGATTGGTCGGCGTGATCATCCTGCTCTGGTTCTCGGGTCTCTTCGGAGCCTCGTCCAATCCGCCCATCGACTGGAATTCGGACCTCGTCATCGGCGGCTTTCTCGCGGTCGTGGGGGCGATAATCGGAGGCCTCGCGGCGCTCGGAATATTCCTGGTCGCGATAATGAAGTCGTGAGGGCGGACGTCGCGGCGAGGGCCTCAGTCATGGGAGAGCCCGGGTGGAATTGGGGCGGGCCCGGCTGTGTGTCCTCGAGAGCGCCATTTGAAGGGAAGCGCGGGGGATGTTGGGTGGGACCTGTGGGTTTGGCGGCGCAGGGGACCTTTTTTAGCAGGGGGTGAGGGGGTCGGGTGAACATGCCCGGCGTCATGATACTCATCGGTAGCAGATCCGACCTCCCGGTGGCGAAAAGCGCCGCGGAGACCCTCGCCAAACTTGGAGTTCCCCATTCGGTCCACATCGCCTCTGCGCACAGGAGCCCGGAGCGCCTGAGGAGACTCGTCGAGAGCTCGGACGCCGAGGTCTTCATTGCGGTCGCCGGCCTCAGCGCGGCCCTGCCTGGCGCAGTCGCCTCACGCACGATTCGGCCCGTGATCGGAGTCCCCGTCAGCGGCAAGCTCGGCCTCGACGCGATTTTGTCCGTCGTCCAGATGCCGCCGGGAGTCCCGGTCGCGGCCGTCGGGCTCGACAGCGGTGCCAACGCAGCCCTCCTCGCGGCCAGAATTCTCGCCCTCTCCGACCGACAGCTCGCCGCTAGACTCGAGGCCTCGATGCGCGAGATGGAGGAGGGGGTGGCGCGGGAATCGGAGGAGCTCGAGAGGGAGCTCGCGGGCGGGGGGGCTGGAGGGGGCGGCGGGGGCTAGGATGGCGCTCGCAAGTACCATCGATTCAGGCCGCGCACTGCGCCCCCTCTGGAAGCGCTCAAATGGCTCGAAAGTATGGGGCCTGTGGGACTCGGCCCGGGAGTGATTTAAGTCGGGGCCCCGCCCGCGCCCTGAAGCCCGGGACTACTTCGCCCTCGGCGGCGGCGCGGTTGCCGAGAGGCCAGTGGGCGCGGGCTCCTTGCCGGGCGTGAATACCTGCGCCGAGGACGCGACCTCGGGCTTCGGGGCCGGCCTCGGGCCCGCGACGGCCATCAAGCCCTGGGCGTACTCCCTCCTCCCTCGAACGAGCGAGATTC
Encoded here:
- a CDS encoding isochorismatase family protein, with the translated sequence MAERPYVTLRNIDERTRVWRRALARYSRHPYSIEPQGAALLVIDMQRYFTSPESHAYLPASEAILPRLLALVGEFRRRGAPVIFTRHAHRRGDEGLMGVWWRECIYDTDPLSELDPRLESRGSPVVRKTRYSAFFGTGLERRLRRLGVGTVCVSGVMTHLCCETTARDAFMRDFQVVFLMDATATEDEALHLSSLRTLADGFAEVLSCEELMERLGWTGRGRRTGGG
- a CDS encoding NAD(P)/FAD-dependent oxidoreductase; the encoded protein is MGAGRAGGSAAVCGGNRNAAPDEGRATAVRPARRSARAFRAPRSEILDAIVVGAGPAGLAAGVQLVRSGLGVIAIERGRPGGQLHSASLVENYPGISPMPGRRLALRLAGWARAAGLRILRDEVLRVSGRGPFTVETRRGMRRARVVVVAAGAGPRGPGELPSVYGLENLRRYRGRRVVIIGGGDAAFDCALRLCRVASRVSVVCRGRPSALPLLVERCRRAGVLLIQSAPLKGVSRTARGFRVETAAGELSADDVLTATGKEPREEILPLPLSELRPHPLTGRTGVPGLYVVGDLSAGRYRQVAVAAGMGVAAAMDAAEFLGAGGEGWGKEEARRGPGGGRI
- a CDS encoding radical SAM protein, which gives rise to MTMEAGGGAAAMMDIIHENGREGLARVFVARFRGDDRLRAEFVDSLSGSPSIEEKWVAILSSQFGCPVGCRFCDAGRAFHGNLTADEILAQLDFLVGRHWPDMRVPARKFKVQFARMGEPALNPAVLEAMERMAGRYGRPGLMPCVSTVAPASAGLFFERLAGLKHRLFERSFQLQFSVHSTDERVRDWLIPVRKWGLERIAGYGEDFHGGTGRRVTLNFALSPGLPVDAAEIASLFDPAHFAVKLTPVNPTESALGAGLVSPLAPEHTDGTHPLVRELRRAGFEVIVSVGELEENEIRSNCGQLAIAPPTKRYI
- a CDS encoding Lrp/AsnC ligand binding domain-containing protein, coding for MAIGFVLISTAPAKEHDVYTELSKVKEIVELHPLFGEYDLIAKVEAEDFNRLGQIVVDKIRSIPGVIDTKTLTGIKF
- the purE gene encoding 5-(carboxyamino)imidazole ribonucleotide mutase; its protein translation is MPGVMILIGSRSDLPVAKSAAETLAKLGVPHSVHIASAHRSPERLRRLVESSDAEVFIAVAGLSAALPGAVASRTIRPVIGVPVSGKLGLDAILSVVQMPPGVPVAAVGLDSGANAALLAARILALSDRQLAARLEASMREMEEGVARESEELERELAGGGAGGGGGG